In one window of Onychomys torridus chromosome 7, mOncTor1.1, whole genome shotgun sequence DNA:
- the Shisa5 gene encoding protein shisa-5 isoform X2, with the protein MAAPAPSPRTLLLLLLLLLLLPPPPGAHGELCRLVDEDNMIPESCPDFCCGSCSSQYCCSDVQKRVQWDEDTCTAPEGRFSTHPETLEQLGSALRFRSSFDSDPMSGFGATVAIGVTIFVVFIATIIICFTCSCCCLYKMCCDRPRPVVTNTTTTTVVHTPYPQPPSVAPSYPGPTYQGYHPMPPQPGMPTAPYPTQYPPPYLAQPGGPPAYHESLAGGPAAPYSASQPPYNPAYMDPPKAMP; encoded by the exons ATGGCTGCGCCGGCGCCCTCTCCGCGGaccctgttgctgctgctgctgctgctgctgttgctgccgcCGCCTCCAGGTG CCCATGGTGAGCTGTGCAGGCTCGTTGACGAAGACAACATGATCCCAGAGTCCTGTCCTGATTTCTGCTGCGGCTCCTGTTCCAGCCAGTACTGCTGCTCTGATGTGCAGAAGAGGGTCCAGTGGGATGAGGATACGTGTACTGCGCCAGAGGGCAG ATTTTCCACCCACCCGGAGACACTGGAGCAGCTGGGTTCGGCGCTGAGATTTCGATCCAGTTTTGACAGTGACCCCATGTCAGG GTTCGGAGCGACTGTCGCCATTGGCGTGACCATCTTTGTGGTGTTCATCGCCACCATCATCATTTGCTTtacctgctcctgctgctgtctgTATAAGATGTGCTGTGACCGACCGCGCC CTGTCGTGACCAACACCACAACCACTACTGTGGTTCATACACCTTaccctcagcctccaagtgtGGCCCCCAGCTACCCTGGACCAACGTACCAGGGCTACCACCCCATGCCCCCTCAGCCAGGAATGCCAACAGCACCCTACCCGACGCAGTACCCACCACCCTACCTGGCCCAGCCCGGGGGGCCACCAGCCTATCATGAGAGCTTGGCTG GAGGTCCAGCTGCACCCTACTCCGCCAGCCAGCCTCCATACAACCCGGCCTACATGGATCCCCCAAAGGCAATGCCCTGA
- the Shisa5 gene encoding protein shisa-5 isoform X4, with product MGFGATVAIGVTIFVVFIATIIICFTCSCCCLYKMCCDRPRPVVTNTTTTTVVHTPYPQPPSVAPSYPGPTYQGYHPMPPQPGMPTAPYPTQYPPPYLAQPGGPPAYHESLAGGPAAPYSASQPPYNPAYMDPPKAMP from the exons ATGGG GTTCGGAGCGACTGTCGCCATTGGCGTGACCATCTTTGTGGTGTTCATCGCCACCATCATCATTTGCTTtacctgctcctgctgctgtctgTATAAGATGTGCTGTGACCGACCGCGCC CTGTCGTGACCAACACCACAACCACTACTGTGGTTCATACACCTTaccctcagcctccaagtgtGGCCCCCAGCTACCCTGGACCAACGTACCAGGGCTACCACCCCATGCCCCCTCAGCCAGGAATGCCAACAGCACCCTACCCGACGCAGTACCCACCACCCTACCTGGCCCAGCCCGGGGGGCCACCAGCCTATCATGAGAGCTTGGCTG GAGGTCCAGCTGCACCCTACTCCGCCAGCCAGCCTCCATACAACCCGGCCTACATGGATCCCCCAAAGGCAATGCCCTGA
- the Shisa5 gene encoding protein shisa-5 isoform X3, with amino-acid sequence MAAPAPSPRTLLLLLLLLLLLPPPPAHGELCRLVDEDNMIPESCPDFCCGSCSSQYCCSDVQKRVQWDEDTCTAPEGSRFSTHPETLEQLGSALRFRSSFDSDPMSGFGATVAIGVTIFVVFIATIIICFTCSCCCLYKMCCDRPRPVVTNTTTTTVVHTPYPQPPSVAPSYPGPTYQGYHPMPPQPGMPTAPYPTQYPPPYLAQPGGPPAYHESLAGGPAAPYSASQPPYNPAYMDPPKAMP; translated from the exons ATGGCTGCGCCGGCGCCCTCTCCGCGGaccctgttgctgctgctgctgctgctgctgttgctgccgcCGCCTCCAG CCCATGGTGAGCTGTGCAGGCTCGTTGACGAAGACAACATGATCCCAGAGTCCTGTCCTGATTTCTGCTGCGGCTCCTGTTCCAGCCAGTACTGCTGCTCTGATGTGCAGAAGAGGGTCCAGTGGGATGAGGATACGTGTACTGCGCCAGAGGGCAG CAGATTTTCCACCCACCCGGAGACACTGGAGCAGCTGGGTTCGGCGCTGAGATTTCGATCCAGTTTTGACAGTGACCCCATGTCAGG GTTCGGAGCGACTGTCGCCATTGGCGTGACCATCTTTGTGGTGTTCATCGCCACCATCATCATTTGCTTtacctgctcctgctgctgtctgTATAAGATGTGCTGTGACCGACCGCGCC CTGTCGTGACCAACACCACAACCACTACTGTGGTTCATACACCTTaccctcagcctccaagtgtGGCCCCCAGCTACCCTGGACCAACGTACCAGGGCTACCACCCCATGCCCCCTCAGCCAGGAATGCCAACAGCACCCTACCCGACGCAGTACCCACCACCCTACCTGGCCCAGCCCGGGGGGCCACCAGCCTATCATGAGAGCTTGGCTG GAGGTCCAGCTGCACCCTACTCCGCCAGCCAGCCTCCATACAACCCGGCCTACATGGATCCCCCAAAGGCAATGCCCTGA
- the Shisa5 gene encoding protein shisa-5 isoform X1, with the protein MAAPAPSPRTLLLLLLLLLLLPPPPGAHGELCRLVDEDNMIPESCPDFCCGSCSSQYCCSDVQKRVQWDEDTCTAPEGSRFSTHPETLEQLGSALRFRSSFDSDPMSGFGATVAIGVTIFVVFIATIIICFTCSCCCLYKMCCDRPRPVVTNTTTTTVVHTPYPQPPSVAPSYPGPTYQGYHPMPPQPGMPTAPYPTQYPPPYLAQPGGPPAYHESLAGGPAAPYSASQPPYNPAYMDPPKAMP; encoded by the exons ATGGCTGCGCCGGCGCCCTCTCCGCGGaccctgttgctgctgctgctgctgctgctgttgctgccgcCGCCTCCAGGTG CCCATGGTGAGCTGTGCAGGCTCGTTGACGAAGACAACATGATCCCAGAGTCCTGTCCTGATTTCTGCTGCGGCTCCTGTTCCAGCCAGTACTGCTGCTCTGATGTGCAGAAGAGGGTCCAGTGGGATGAGGATACGTGTACTGCGCCAGAGGGCAG CAGATTTTCCACCCACCCGGAGACACTGGAGCAGCTGGGTTCGGCGCTGAGATTTCGATCCAGTTTTGACAGTGACCCCATGTCAGG GTTCGGAGCGACTGTCGCCATTGGCGTGACCATCTTTGTGGTGTTCATCGCCACCATCATCATTTGCTTtacctgctcctgctgctgtctgTATAAGATGTGCTGTGACCGACCGCGCC CTGTCGTGACCAACACCACAACCACTACTGTGGTTCATACACCTTaccctcagcctccaagtgtGGCCCCCAGCTACCCTGGACCAACGTACCAGGGCTACCACCCCATGCCCCCTCAGCCAGGAATGCCAACAGCACCCTACCCGACGCAGTACCCACCACCCTACCTGGCCCAGCCCGGGGGGCCACCAGCCTATCATGAGAGCTTGGCTG GAGGTCCAGCTGCACCCTACTCCGCCAGCCAGCCTCCATACAACCCGGCCTACATGGATCCCCCAAAGGCAATGCCCTGA
- the Trex1 gene encoding three-prime repair exonuclease 1 — translation MGSQALPHGPMQTLIFLDLEATGLPFSQPKITELCLLAVHRYALENTSISRGQPPPVPKPPRVVDKLSLCIAPGKACSPAASEITGLSTAELEVNGRQCFDDNLANLLQAFLQRQPQPCCLVAHNGDRYDFPLLQAELAMLSTSSPLDGIFCVDSIAALKALEQPNSPSEHGPRKSYSLGSIYTRLYGQAPTDSHTAEGDVLALVSICQWKPRALLQWVDKRARPFSTIKPMYDTAATARTTSPRPHAVTATTSLATTNKSSSHSRSRRPKNLPPAKAAEAPSQELLAPLSLLAFLTLAVAILYGLFLASPGQ, via the coding sequence ATGGGCTCACAGGCCCTGCCCCATGGTCCCATGCAGACCCTCATCTTCTTGGACCTGGAAGCCACTGGCCTACCTTTCTCTCAGCCCAAGATCACAGAGCTGTGCCTGCTGGCTGTCCACAGATACGCCCTGGAAAACACCTCCATCTCTAGGGGGCAGCCACCTCCAGTGCCCAAACCACCCCGTGTGGTAGACAAGCTCTCTCTATGCATTGCTCCAGGGAAAGCCTGTAGCCCTGCAGCCAGTGAGATCACAGGTCTGAGCACAGCTGAGCTGGAAGTAAATGGACGTCAATGCTTCGACGACAACTTGGCCAACCTGCTCCAAGCCTTCCTGCAGCGCCAGCCACAGCCCTGCTGCCTTGTGGCACACAATGGTGACCGCTATGACTTTCCCCTGCTCCAGGCAGAGCTTGCTATGCTGAGCACTAGCAGCCCTCTAGATGGTATCTTCTGTGTGGATAGCATCGCTGCCCTAAAGGCCTTGGAACAACCTAACAGCCCCTCAGAGCACGGTCCAAGGAAGAGCTACAGCCTGGGCAGCATCTATACCCGCCTGTATGGGCAAGCCCCAACGGACTCACACACTGCTGAAGGTGACGTTCTAGCCCTGGTCAGCATCTGTCAGTGGAAGCCACGGGCCCTGCTACAGTGGGTAGATAAACGTGCCCGGCCCTTTAGCACCATCAAGCCCATGTATGATACTGCAGCCACTGCCAGAACAACCAGCCCAAGGCCACATGCTGTCACAGCCACTACATCCTTGGCCACAACCAACAAAAGTTCCAGCCACAGCAGGAGCAGGCGACCCAAGAACCTTCCTCCAGCAAAGGCCGCAGAAGCCCCATCACAGGAGTTGCTGGCCCCATTGAGCCTGCTGGCCTTCCTGACCTTGGCAGTAGCCATACTGTATGGACTCTTCTTGGCCTCACCTGGGCAGTGA